From Paenibacillus sp. V4I7, one genomic window encodes:
- a CDS encoding Ger(x)C family spore germination protein, with protein sequence MRRCVMLFIGLFIMIGLLTGCWSRRELNDIAISVGMGFDKKDDQVQVTIQIVNPAEVASSKGGVGLAAPVSTFQATSKTIFEALRKITTQSPRKVYSSHLRILVISEELAREGITPILDGISRNHEMRADFNIVVARGTTAANILNILTPIEKIPSNKMFKTLELSEQLWAPSVKVKLNTLISDLQTEGKDPVLTGIQINGDPSKSENKSNVNRTAPFAFLQYSGVAIFKKDKLIGWLNEKESKGYNYILDNVKSTIGHITCPTGGIIAVEVVRAKTRMKGKVENGKPQINVDVFVEQNVGEVQCKIDLLDPQTIEELEKLSEKEVKTIIESTIQKARKYNVDIFGFGEAIYRAAPKYWNKNKDKWKEEFHDLPVHVNTDVKIRRLGTVSDPLVQNSKE encoded by the coding sequence ATGCGAAGATGTGTCATGCTTTTCATTGGTTTGTTTATTATGATTGGCTTACTCACGGGATGTTGGAGTCGGCGCGAGCTTAATGATATCGCCATATCGGTTGGAATGGGTTTTGATAAAAAAGATGATCAAGTGCAGGTGACGATTCAAATTGTTAACCCTGCTGAAGTGGCTTCAAGTAAGGGCGGGGTCGGACTGGCTGCGCCTGTCAGCACTTTTCAAGCTACATCCAAAACCATTTTTGAAGCATTAAGAAAAATTACCACACAGAGTCCAAGAAAGGTGTACTCTTCTCATCTTCGGATTCTTGTGATTAGCGAAGAATTGGCTAGAGAAGGGATTACGCCGATACTGGATGGGATTTCAAGGAATCATGAAATGCGAGCTGATTTCAATATTGTTGTAGCCAGAGGAACAACGGCTGCGAATATATTAAATATCCTTACACCTATTGAGAAAATTCCCTCAAATAAAATGTTTAAAACTTTAGAGTTGTCCGAACAGCTTTGGGCGCCTTCGGTTAAAGTAAAATTAAATACGTTAATTTCCGATCTGCAAACAGAAGGAAAAGATCCTGTATTAACAGGCATACAAATCAACGGAGATCCGAGTAAAAGTGAAAATAAAAGTAATGTGAATCGAACAGCCCCTTTTGCATTCTTGCAATATTCGGGTGTAGCCATTTTTAAAAAGGACAAACTTATCGGTTGGCTTAATGAAAAAGAAAGCAAAGGCTACAATTATATTTTAGACAACGTTAAGAGCACGATCGGACATATAACTTGTCCAACGGGCGGGATTATAGCCGTAGAAGTGGTACGAGCGAAAACGAGAATGAAAGGAAAAGTGGAGAACGGCAAGCCGCAAATTAATGTTGATGTTTTTGTTGAGCAGAATGTGGGTGAAGTCCAATGCAAGATCGATCTTCTCGATCCTCAGACCATTGAAGAACTGGAGAAATTATCGGAAAAAGAGGTGAAAACCATTATCGAATCGACGATTCAAAAAGCAAGAAAATATAATGTGGATATTTTCGGCTTTGGTGAAGCGATTTATCGCGCGGCCCCCAAATATTGGAATAAGAACAAAGACAAATGGAAGGAAGAATTCCATGATTTACCTGTACATGTGAATACAGATGTGAAGATTCGTCGCCTGGGCACCGTAAGTGATCCTCTGGTACAAAATTCAAAGGAATGA
- a CDS encoding endospore germination permease, which translates to MENGIIGIRQFTILVTLFTVGSSILISPAGLTVEAKQDAWIAAILGVSIGLLTVYLYSALVRQFPKQTLVEMCEAIFGIWIGKIVTLLYFSFFFLLAALVLRNIGDFMTTQVLPDTPLQFTIMIFLAAVIMANWHGLETIARAGEIFFPWVMIFFCAMVIFLLPQIRLVQLEPYFGGGFKPIIRASLPFIGTPFMELIVLLMVIPYVNCAQKANKAFLMGTMIAGVILIIISLISILVLGAGTTARQMYPSYDLAKMISIGGFLERLEVIMAGIWFITIFFKLTICFYASALSLAQIMKMKEIRPLLFPLGMIMIVLSIVSYPNTSYFLNFVSKIWFTYACTFGFLIPVCMIGTAVIRKRV; encoded by the coding sequence ATGGAAAATGGTATTATTGGTATCCGACAATTCACCATTCTAGTCACACTATTTACGGTTGGAAGTTCCATATTAATATCTCCAGCAGGCCTCACCGTGGAAGCAAAGCAAGATGCATGGATAGCCGCCATTCTGGGAGTAAGTATTGGATTACTGACAGTCTACTTATATAGTGCATTGGTAAGGCAATTTCCTAAGCAAACTTTGGTGGAGATGTGCGAGGCTATTTTCGGCATTTGGATAGGGAAAATAGTTACCTTACTTTATTTTAGCTTCTTTTTCCTCCTTGCTGCTCTTGTATTGCGAAACATTGGCGACTTTATGACAACTCAGGTTCTCCCAGATACACCGCTTCAGTTTACAATCATGATATTTCTCGCAGCTGTAATTATGGCAAATTGGCACGGTCTTGAAACCATTGCGCGTGCCGGGGAAATTTTTTTCCCTTGGGTTATGATTTTCTTTTGTGCTATGGTCATTTTTCTGCTGCCTCAGATCCGACTCGTTCAACTTGAACCTTATTTTGGCGGAGGCTTTAAGCCTATTATCAGAGCGAGCTTACCCTTTATCGGAACCCCATTTATGGAACTTATCGTATTATTGATGGTTATTCCTTATGTGAATTGCGCCCAAAAAGCTAATAAAGCATTTCTTATGGGAACGATGATCGCGGGAGTCATATTGATCATTATATCCCTGATATCGATTCTGGTTCTTGGTGCAGGCACGACTGCAAGGCAAATGTATCCAAGCTATGACTTGGCTAAAATGATCAGTATTGGAGGATTTTTGGAAAGATTGGAAGTCATTATGGCGGGAATCTGGTTTATCACAATATTCTTCAAGCTTACGATTTGTTTTTATGCTTCAGCCCTTAGTCTCGCTCAAATTATGAAGATGAAAGAAATTCGTCCCCTGCTCTTCCCTTTAGGGATGATTATGATCGTTTTATCCATTGTGTCATACCCAAATACAAGCTACTTTCTTAACTTTGTTTCTAAAATATGGTTTACCTACGCTTGCACATTTGGATTTCTGATACCTGTGTGTATGATTGGTACAGCCGTCATACGAAAGAGAGTATAA
- a CDS encoding HAD family hydrolase yields the protein MKPIKAIIFDLDNTLLWDEKSINEAFQETCRIASESVNVDPSALESAVRDSAEHLFRTMDCYAFAKMIEVTHLEALWGRFDSKEHPSFLELEQFAPIYQKETWNQGLLKLGIDDPQLGQVLAERFARERRERPLVYETTFEVLNALNHNYQLLLMTNGAPDLQQEKVDSIPGLAAYFDHILISGSFGKGKPDPTIFEHALNLLGTTVQETIMVGDNLDTDIRGALGVGMRNVWINHHNRTAPIHNRPSYEIATLPELLGILKPE from the coding sequence ATGAAACCTATCAAAGCGATTATTTTCGATTTAGACAATACGTTACTATGGGATGAAAAAAGTATAAATGAAGCCTTTCAAGAAACATGCCGTATCGCTTCCGAGTCCGTCAACGTGGATCCTTCAGCACTTGAAAGTGCGGTACGTGATTCAGCTGAGCATCTATTTCGTACAATGGACTGTTATGCATTTGCTAAAATGATTGAGGTTACTCACTTGGAAGCACTCTGGGGACGCTTCGATTCGAAAGAGCATCCTTCCTTTCTGGAGCTAGAACAATTCGCCCCTATCTACCAGAAGGAAACTTGGAATCAAGGCTTACTTAAACTGGGCATCGATGATCCCCAATTGGGCCAAGTGCTTGCCGAGCGATTTGCTCGTGAGCGAAGAGAGCGCCCCTTGGTTTATGAGACAACTTTCGAGGTATTGAATGCTTTGAATCACAATTATCAACTACTGCTAATGACGAACGGCGCTCCCGACTTGCAGCAGGAAAAAGTAGACAGCATTCCTGGTTTAGCGGCTTACTTTGATCATATTCTTATATCCGGCTCCTTCGGCAAAGGGAAACCTGATCCGACTATTTTTGAGCATGCTCTGAATCTGCTTGGTACCACTGTGCAAGAAACCATCATGGTTGGCGATAATTTAGATACGGATATTAGAGGGGCGTTAGGAGTTGGCATGCGGAATGTGTGGATCAATCATCATAACCGCACGGCGCCGATTCACAATCGCCCTAGTTATGAAATAGCCACATTACCTGAATTGCTGGGGATTTTAAAGCCTGAATAG
- a CDS encoding spore germination protein translates to MEFIKKILKNNYNNSTDARFNQSGFSISKELLEGSLDLNFDKVKKAFGNSSDLITQTIHLNDADPVQIGVIYMNGLISPIAIQTLLTENLKVDSCEFPLDALRSSVSTLGQVREIPDFDTLYQSILSGLTVILLDGYVQGLAANTQGGEHRSVEEPTTQSVVRGPREGFTELLSTNAALIRRKIKDPNLWMESMTIGRVTKTDVAIMYMNGIVNDKLVAEARIRLGRIDIDAIFESANIEELIQDETYTPFPTLYNTERPDVIAAGLMEGRIAILVDGTPFVLMAPALFTQFYQSAEDYYQRADFATLLRLLRYVCFFISLLAPSLYIAITTFHQELLPSSLLISLAAQREGIPFPAFIEAVVMEITFEILREAGVRLPKTVGQAVSIVGALVIGQAAVEAGLVSPAMVIIVAITAISNFVIPSFNMGITIRILRFLLMLIAASFGLYGVTVGLIAIVLHLCSLRSFGIPYMSPMAPFILADQKDTIFRLPQWALHERPRLISQKNNIRENNASSNKPEPRP, encoded by the coding sequence GTGGAGTTTATTAAAAAAATTCTTAAGAATAATTATAACAACTCAACTGATGCTCGGTTCAATCAGAGTGGCTTCTCAATTTCAAAGGAATTACTCGAGGGGTCCCTTGATCTTAACTTCGACAAAGTCAAGAAAGCCTTTGGAAATAGTAGCGATCTCATTACGCAGACCATACATCTGAATGACGCAGATCCGGTACAAATAGGAGTCATTTACATGAATGGACTGATTAGTCCAATCGCTATTCAAACCCTGCTTACCGAAAATCTAAAAGTTGATTCATGTGAGTTCCCGCTGGACGCTTTAAGAAGTTCAGTGAGCACCCTCGGTCAAGTTCGCGAAATTCCTGATTTTGATACCTTATATCAATCTATTTTATCGGGGTTAACGGTTATTTTACTGGATGGATATGTACAGGGGTTAGCGGCGAATACACAGGGCGGGGAACATCGTTCCGTTGAAGAACCAACGACTCAATCAGTCGTAAGGGGACCTCGGGAAGGGTTTACTGAGCTGTTAAGCACCAACGCCGCGCTGATCAGACGTAAAATAAAAGACCCCAACTTATGGATGGAATCCATGACAATCGGGCGTGTGACGAAAACGGACGTCGCCATCATGTATATGAATGGCATTGTGAATGACAAGTTGGTGGCGGAAGCAAGAATTCGGCTTGGGCGCATTGATATTGATGCGATTTTTGAAAGTGCCAATATTGAAGAGTTGATCCAAGACGAAACATACACCCCATTCCCTACTCTGTACAATACGGAACGCCCTGATGTTATTGCCGCAGGCTTAATGGAAGGACGTATTGCTATTCTTGTCGATGGCACTCCCTTTGTGCTTATGGCACCTGCGTTATTCACTCAATTTTATCAATCTGCTGAGGATTATTACCAACGCGCGGATTTTGCAACACTCCTTCGTTTACTACGTTATGTATGTTTTTTCATCTCGTTGTTGGCTCCATCGCTATATATTGCCATAACCACCTTTCACCAAGAACTGCTGCCTTCCTCACTTCTGATCAGTTTAGCCGCTCAAAGAGAAGGAATCCCTTTCCCAGCTTTTATCGAAGCGGTCGTCATGGAAATCACCTTCGAAATCCTTCGAGAAGCCGGTGTGAGGTTGCCGAAGACTGTCGGACAAGCTGTTTCCATTGTAGGAGCACTAGTCATCGGGCAAGCCGCAGTAGAAGCAGGTTTGGTATCTCCGGCGATGGTTATCATCGTGGCCATCACGGCCATTTCCAATTTTGTCATTCCTTCATTCAATATGGGGATAACGATTCGAATTTTGAGATTTCTTTTAATGCTTATCGCGGCATCTTTTGGTTTATATGGCGTTACAGTGGGGCTTATCGCTATTGTTCTTCATTTGTGCAGTTTAAGGTCCTTCGGAATTCCGTATATGTCGCCAATGGCACCCTTTATCCTAGCGGATCAGAAAGATACGATTTTTCGTTTGCCGCAATGGGCATTACATGAAAGGCCTCGACTCATCAGTCAAAAAAATAACATTCGAGAGAACAATGCTTCTTCAAATAAGCCTGAACCCAGGCCCTAG
- a CDS encoding NAD(P)/FAD-dependent oxidoreductase, translating to MKTFDVILIGSGHNALITAAYLTRAGRSVLVLEKNDRPGGFLRTEELTLPGFKHDVYAAAHPLLLTGPAYADLGEALEARGLRYLNTDLPTGVSMEDGRTAVFSRSFEALLAEAERLAPGDGAALAAMFKAFNPYAADVFALFNLDLSRSKASTIIEKLLHNKGSKGYSEFAASIFSTARNTVSSFQSPVLRSMLAPWVSHLGRTPDEVGSGIWVPLTAMALMGGGMPIPEGGSEKLAQALAQLIQDQGGVILTEQEAERIVVKNGRAVGVRTSKGEEYRAKQAVVASTSPDRLYLSLLADAEISPPLIEQAKRFRYGRGCVQIHLALSEPPQWPDARFTKVGQPHLTDGLDGFTQAIAQGMADLLPAKPTFTVDCSTNLDPSRAPEGKAIMRIQVLEVPCRPRGDAAGLIDIGDGSWTPELTERFAERVLTIVGKHIPNIPSAIIGHAVVTPDMIARFNPNSGPGDPYGGAHDLAQSYLFRPLPGQPSHQTEIPNLYMLGAATWPGHGINGGSGYIVAQKLLK from the coding sequence TTGAAAACTTTCGATGTCATCCTAATTGGGAGCGGCCACAATGCTTTGATTACGGCTGCCTATTTAACACGCGCTGGGAGGAGCGTACTCGTTCTGGAGAAAAATGATCGTCCAGGCGGTTTCCTGCGTACGGAGGAGCTTACTTTACCGGGGTTCAAGCATGATGTCTATGCTGCGGCTCACCCTCTACTATTGACAGGTCCGGCCTATGCCGATCTTGGTGAAGCACTTGAGGCTCGCGGATTACGCTACTTAAACACGGACCTGCCAACTGGAGTCTCTATGGAGGACGGGCGAACGGCGGTATTCTCACGATCGTTCGAGGCGTTACTTGCAGAGGCCGAACGACTTGCCCCTGGCGATGGAGCTGCTTTAGCGGCCATGTTCAAGGCATTCAATCCTTATGCTGCGGATGTTTTTGCTTTATTTAATTTGGATCTATCACGTTCCAAAGCCTCAACTATCATCGAGAAACTATTACATAATAAGGGAAGTAAAGGATACTCCGAATTTGCGGCCTCCATCTTCTCAACCGCTCGTAATACCGTAAGTTCTTTTCAATCTCCTGTACTCCGATCAATGTTGGCGCCGTGGGTATCTCATCTTGGGCGTACGCCTGATGAAGTCGGCAGCGGCATTTGGGTGCCTCTCACAGCAATGGCATTAATGGGAGGGGGAATGCCAATTCCCGAAGGTGGAAGCGAAAAGCTTGCCCAAGCACTTGCCCAGCTTATTCAGGACCAAGGTGGTGTCATCCTCACAGAACAGGAAGCGGAGCGAATTGTCGTGAAGAACGGACGTGCAGTTGGTGTGCGGACTTCGAAGGGAGAGGAGTATCGGGCGAAGCAAGCAGTCGTTGCGTCAACAAGTCCAGATCGACTCTATCTCTCCCTTTTGGCTGATGCTGAAATTAGTCCCCCGCTGATCGAACAAGCGAAGCGGTTCCGCTACGGTAGGGGCTGTGTACAGATCCATCTCGCTCTGAGTGAACCGCCGCAGTGGCCAGATGCTCGCTTTACTAAGGTCGGTCAGCCGCATTTAACGGATGGACTTGATGGATTCACACAGGCCATTGCGCAAGGAATGGCGGATTTGCTTCCAGCAAAACCGACTTTCACGGTGGATTGTTCCACGAATCTGGATCCGTCTCGTGCGCCTGAAGGGAAGGCCATCATGCGTATTCAGGTACTGGAGGTACCTTGCCGCCCTCGCGGCGATGCCGCTGGCCTTATCGATATCGGTGATGGCAGTTGGACACCGGAGCTTACAGAGCGTTTCGCTGAGCGAGTACTTACGATTGTAGGCAAGCATATCCCTAATATCCCGAGTGCAATTATTGGTCATGCCGTTGTTACGCCAGACATGATTGCCAGATTCAATCCAAATTCTGGTCCAGGTGATCCATATGGCGGAGCCCATGATTTGGCGCAAAGCTATCTGTTTCGGCCACTGCCGGGGCAGCCAAGCCATCAAACAGAGATTCCAAACTTGTATATGCTAGGTGCGGCAACTTGGCCAGGGCACGGGATCAATGGAGGATCGGGTTATATTGTCGCCCAAAAGCTGTTGAAATAA
- a CDS encoding DUF2339 domain-containing protein, translating into MHLESRVEALELKVKELEEQLSILLERTSKSQAQQVHTTQPTFDQTPQSTQHRQHEVTIPIKQPAPPRDWEHLIARVWLPRIFIVVFLLGVLWGFTAAVNAGIITEPVRCILGVIVAGFMYWQGEVQIRRKRMALGQVLLGGSSGVLILSLFAAHMLFALIPSTLAFVLYIVSIAASVFTAVRHRSQALMIITLLAGYLVPFLVDSAKPNIWVFAGYEGLFSMVMIVLSLRYSFRGAYFTAFGVLHLPLLFSTLFANEMGNRPAILTVVILQHLLLFAISILRSKDNQIGQRITLFFSFGLLAAWTYGLYGDSKDRVFYEWMLAIWSLLYSGTSFWLYRQKRAFSVPLSIATFSVFLWLIYVLHADQAGSAILVEGAIALCLGAKFKSKLQQISGAITYFIGMLFVLTHPIRDLLSAESFAWLVLVATIGSLYAFYRATLEEGRARTEISLLLLWMELILLLVYLTQLTNSLTRTITYDYQHLILSAVWVVYAILLIVFGLIVQKPKARLVGIIFLFVTLLKIIFIDLPDVSTTVRAILFIGLGAIGVGISRLFYKRKE; encoded by the coding sequence ATGCATTTGGAGTCACGTGTTGAGGCACTGGAATTGAAGGTCAAAGAACTCGAAGAACAACTGAGTATCCTGCTTGAAAGAACGAGCAAGTCGCAAGCTCAGCAAGTACATACGACGCAACCAACATTTGATCAAACACCGCAATCCACGCAGCACCGTCAGCATGAGGTGACAATACCCATCAAACAACCTGCGCCCCCAAGAGATTGGGAGCATTTGATCGCTCGCGTGTGGCTGCCGCGGATATTCATCGTCGTCTTTCTGTTAGGTGTCCTATGGGGCTTTACAGCAGCCGTTAATGCAGGGATTATCACCGAACCAGTTCGCTGCATACTGGGTGTCATCGTCGCTGGCTTCATGTATTGGCAAGGAGAAGTCCAAATTCGCCGCAAACGCATGGCTCTTGGGCAAGTGCTGCTCGGTGGATCCAGCGGGGTCCTTATTTTATCGCTTTTCGCAGCACATATGCTATTCGCGTTGATTCCATCCACACTTGCGTTCGTTCTATACATCGTATCTATCGCTGCTAGTGTATTTACTGCGGTCCGTCACCGCTCCCAGGCACTCATGATCATTACCTTACTCGCTGGTTACCTAGTGCCTTTCCTAGTCGATTCAGCCAAACCAAATATTTGGGTATTTGCAGGCTATGAAGGGTTATTTTCAATGGTCATGATTGTGTTATCATTGCGCTATTCCTTTCGTGGCGCTTATTTTACTGCGTTTGGAGTTCTACATCTTCCTTTACTCTTTTCAACTCTATTCGCAAATGAAATGGGCAACCGACCTGCTATCCTTACCGTCGTTATTTTGCAGCATTTGCTCCTCTTTGCGATATCTATCCTACGTTCTAAAGACAACCAGATTGGGCAGCGAATCACTTTATTCTTTAGCTTTGGCCTGCTCGCGGCGTGGACGTACGGCCTATATGGCGATTCCAAAGATCGTGTCTTCTATGAATGGATGCTAGCGATATGGTCGCTTCTCTATAGCGGTACTTCTTTTTGGCTGTATCGTCAAAAGAGAGCTTTCTCCGTTCCGCTATCTATTGCAACGTTCAGCGTTTTCCTTTGGCTCATCTACGTGCTGCACGCGGATCAAGCCGGCTCCGCCATTCTTGTAGAAGGTGCAATCGCGCTATGTTTAGGTGCTAAATTCAAAAGCAAACTTCAGCAAATCAGCGGGGCTATCACTTATTTCATTGGGATGTTGTTCGTCCTCACTCACCCAATACGTGATCTATTGTCAGCCGAATCCTTTGCGTGGCTTGTACTCGTGGCAACCATTGGCAGTCTATATGCTTTCTACCGTGCCACACTTGAAGAAGGCCGTGCTCGAACTGAAATTAGTCTCCTCCTGTTATGGATGGAGTTAATACTCTTACTTGTCTATCTCACACAGCTGACTAATTCCCTGACACGAACGATAACCTATGATTACCAGCATTTGATACTTTCAGCAGTCTGGGTTGTTTACGCCATTCTACTCATCGTCTTTGGACTCATTGTCCAAAAGCCTAAAGCAAGGCTAGTGGGTATCATCTTCTTATTCGTCACCCTACTCAAAATTATTTTCATTGATTTACCTGACGTATCAACAACTGTTCGCGCTATCCTGTTCATAGGACTTGGAGCCATTGGTGTAGGTATTTCTAGATTATTTTATAAACGGAAGGAATAG
- a CDS encoding endospore germination permease — protein MHKSPPFYLYFNPNHDVKQLENPYLVNDSWEYGNSIIKWNHQVREFMLKDVKISVRQFTVLVIIYTIGTTILLIPSGLAADAKQDAWLAAILGVVLNLLVVCLYNRVSDSFPDMTLVQYNEKVFGKWLGKLLSLFFILFSFVGATTVLFDLGNFINTQVMPDTPIQAINIIYALVVVMGVRLGLETLIRAAEIFFPWIIMLFIILVLCLLPEVRIEKLQPMFTTGVKPLIKGALSVAGTASLPFIVLFMVFPAHVNQYRKAKKAFLIATLLGGVFFVIITFLCISVLGVQMTERHMYPSYALAKQISIGNFLERVEILIAGIWFLTVYYKTTIYFYGFVIGLAQFLNMANYRPLVLPLGMILVVYSLVVYPNVAYLAEFDNKIWVPYALTMGLLYPVLILGVAAIRKSLTKN, from the coding sequence ATGCATAAAAGCCCTCCCTTTTATCTATACTTTAATCCTAATCATGATGTGAAACAATTAGAAAATCCATATCTTGTTAATGATTCTTGGGAATATGGGAATAGTATCATTAAATGGAATCACCAGGTGAGGGAATTTATGTTGAAAGACGTTAAAATATCAGTACGCCAATTTACTGTACTTGTGATTATCTATACGATTGGGACGACAATCCTGCTTATTCCATCGGGGCTTGCTGCTGATGCCAAACAAGATGCATGGCTCGCAGCTATATTGGGAGTTGTCCTAAATTTGTTAGTCGTTTGCTTATACAACAGGGTTAGTGATTCTTTTCCCGACATGACGTTAGTTCAATATAATGAAAAAGTGTTTGGTAAATGGCTGGGAAAACTACTCTCCTTATTTTTTATTTTATTTTCTTTTGTCGGAGCAACTACAGTTTTGTTCGATCTAGGAAATTTTATTAACACGCAAGTGATGCCTGATACGCCTATTCAAGCTATCAATATTATTTATGCTCTCGTTGTTGTGATGGGGGTGCGGCTTGGACTTGAAACCTTAATTCGTGCTGCAGAGATTTTTTTTCCGTGGATCATAATGCTATTTATTATTTTGGTCCTATGTCTTTTACCGGAGGTTCGAATTGAAAAGCTGCAGCCCATGTTCACAACTGGAGTAAAACCCTTGATAAAAGGAGCCTTATCGGTGGCGGGTACTGCTTCACTTCCTTTTATCGTTCTATTCATGGTGTTCCCTGCTCATGTCAATCAATATCGCAAAGCAAAAAAAGCTTTTCTGATTGCTACCTTACTAGGTGGAGTGTTCTTCGTCATTATCACCTTTTTATGCATATCGGTATTAGGAGTTCAAATGACAGAAAGACATATGTATCCAAGCTATGCTTTGGCCAAACAGATCAGCATTGGTAATTTTTTGGAACGTGTTGAAATCCTTATAGCGGGAATATGGTTTCTAACTGTTTACTATAAGACAACCATCTATTTTTATGGTTTTGTTATAGGACTAGCACAATTTTTAAATATGGCAAATTATCGCCCGCTCGTTTTACCTTTAGGAATGATTCTGGTTGTTTATTCGCTTGTGGTCTATCCCAATGTTGCCTATTTGGCAGAATTTGATAACAAAATTTGGGTTCCCTACGCTCTAACCATGGGGCTCCTATACCCGGTTCTCATACTAGGGGTTGCCGCAATTCGAAAGTCACTAACAAAGAACTAA
- a CDS encoding DUF975 family protein: MYWTRRELKIRAKNVLRTSYWKAFLVSLVFAVVSGGVSSCSFNSGGSTSMSLPGFSGGMGDISDGAGLAIILIIVFLAAVIGLVALAFNIFVVAPLKVSVQQYFKQAAQDDVNMNYLVYSFTKDNYLAIVKGMFWSGLLNFLWFLLLIIPGIVKSYAYSMTPYILGDNPGIGMKRAVDLSNQMTSGQKWKMFVLDLSFIGWFILGTLALGIGVLFVLPYYNSTKAELYLVLRQQALHDGISSSAELNLFFK; this comes from the coding sequence TTGTATTGGACGCGCAGGGAATTAAAGATCAGAGCAAAGAACGTTCTGCGGACATCGTATTGGAAAGCTTTTCTGGTTAGTTTGGTATTTGCGGTGGTGAGTGGCGGGGTATCAAGCTGCTCATTTAATTCGGGTGGAAGTACATCGATGAGTCTTCCCGGGTTTAGCGGCGGAATGGGCGATATCTCCGACGGAGCAGGTCTCGCTATTATCCTTATCATTGTCTTCTTGGCAGCCGTGATTGGTCTAGTGGCGTTAGCTTTTAATATCTTCGTTGTGGCTCCGCTAAAAGTGAGCGTACAACAATATTTTAAACAAGCTGCACAAGATGATGTAAACATGAACTATCTCGTTTATTCATTTACGAAAGACAATTACTTAGCAATTGTTAAGGGTATGTTTTGGAGCGGCCTACTTAACTTCTTATGGTTTTTGCTGCTCATTATTCCAGGTATCGTGAAGTCGTATGCATACAGCATGACGCCTTATATTTTGGGGGATAATCCTGGAATTGGGATGAAGAGAGCTGTTGATCTAAGCAATCAAATGACAAGTGGGCAGAAGTGGAAAATGTTTGTGTTGGATCTTTCCTTTATTGGTTGGTTTATTCTAGGTACGTTGGCACTGGGAATAGGTGTTTTATTCGTACTGCCTTACTATAACTCAACCAAAGCGGAGCTTTACTTGGTCCTTCGTCAACAAGCGTTACATGATGGGATAAGCAGCAGCGCGGAGTTGAATTTGTTTTTTAAATAA